Proteins found in one Lates calcarifer isolate ASB-BC8 linkage group LG8, TLL_Latcal_v3, whole genome shotgun sequence genomic segment:
- the spry1 gene encoding protein sprouty homolog 1 gives MELQSQHGPGGSLVVIQQPSLESRQRSDYERELQHAAILSLDQIKAIRSSNEYTEGPSVVRRPPAPRMAPRPQDKQERTHEVILVNVNNNYEHRPSGHHHHVGGGVVVVAGGQQYGGSRAPGLSRSTSTGSAASSGSNSSASSEQGLLARSPPTRPGISLQHHHRAERPVRTQPKPKALLQPQQGPHFHQPPLEAPLKPQSKGKSDFSGSGNGVVAAAGHQFICERCGKCKCSDCTAPRSLPSCLACNGQCLCSAESALEHGTCMCLVKGIFYHCSNDDEGDSCADHPCSLSRSHCCSRFLCMGLMSVLFPCLLCYPPVKGCLKACQGCYDRVNRPGCRCKNSNTVYCKLESWDPQTQEKPS, from the coding sequence ATGGAGCTCCAAAGTCAACATGGCCCCGGCGGTTCATTAGTGGTGATCCAGCAGCCTTCCCTAGAGAGCCGGCAGAGGTCGGATTACGAGCGGGAGCTCCAGCATGCTGCCATTCTCTCCCTGGACCAAATCAAGGCCATCCGCTCCAGCAACGAGTACACTGAGGGGCCCTCGGTGGTACGGAGGCCCCCTGCGCCTCGCATGGCCCCCAGGCCCCAGGACAAGCAGGAGAGGACTCACGAGGTCATCCTCGTCAATGTGAACAACAATTATGAGCACCGGCCATCAGGTCACCACCATCATGTCGGGGGCGGTGTGGTGGTTGTGGCCGGGGGACAGCAGTATGGCGGGTCCCGGGCACCGGGGCTCAGCCGCTCCACTAGCACAGGAAGTGCTGCCAGTTCAGGGAGCAACAGCAGTGCCTCCTCTGAGCAGGGACTCTTGGCACGCTCGCCCCCCACCAGGCCCGGCATTAGCTTACAGCACCACCACCGAGCAGAGCGGCCTGTTCGGACTCAGCCCAAGCCCAAGGCCCTTTTACAGCCCCAGCAGGGACCTCACTTCCACCAGCCTCCACTAGAGGCTCCACTCAAGCCCCAGAGCAAAGGGAAATCAGACTTTTCTGGCAGTGGCAACGGGGTGGTGGCTGCTGCCGGGCACCAGTTCATCTGTGAGCGCTGTGGGAAGTGCAAGTGCAGCGACTGCACGGCTCCCAGGAGCCTGCCTTCATGTCTGGCGTGTAATGGCCAgtgcctctgctctgctgagaGCGCGCTGGAGCACGGCACGTGCATGTGCCTGGTTAAAGGCATCTTCTACCACTGCTCCAATGACGATGAGGGGGACTCGTGTGCTGACCACCCCTGCTCGCTGTCACGTTCCCACTGCTGCTCTCGTTTCCTGTGCATGGGATTAATGTCGGTACTCTTCCCCTGTCTGCTATGCTACCCACCTGTCAAGGGGTGTCTGAAGGCGTGCCAGGGCTGCTACGACCGGGTTAACAGGCCCGGCTGTCGCTGCAAGAACTCCAACACTGTCTATTGCAAACTGGAGAGCTGGGACCCACAGACCCAGGAGAAACCTTCCTGA